A single window of Opisthocomus hoazin isolate bOpiHoa1 chromosome 5, bOpiHoa1.hap1, whole genome shotgun sequence DNA harbors:
- the EGR4 gene encoding early growth response protein 4, producing the protein MLNVMDFSCPDPLYSKYEESCELKTGDLQGLGHPEQQLLAEADFLGGELLGAPASGGAVDCSLLGSQPSPSLSYTGSFFIKAVPEHPQDQESLINLMSGILGISPFASSEGHQRHLDALYPCPEVAQSQLDLYAACQPDMNGSTPTPFPEQGYGGGFPSAEGAQPLQAQPPLGSTSQCFFQPKLLDNKQDIKLPSGSPSLEKFKASCAQWEPVTQHQAYVPTGYHSPEAFPAGESGPGLFHPLGSKMESILSVSCPSELGGLAEDAACFGTHLGFGCEPENFPARGDFADTKIHNLPPPLMPEFDASLAQPEVLPGLMSSAKLLHPHPSPSVPPTDFLGHPTSSSIPSLLPTNPPALAEPKKKTRRTKCSSKCFCPKPHEKAFACPVENCIRSFARSDELNRHLRIHTGHKPFQCRICLRNFSRSDHLTTHIRTHTGEKPFSCDTCGRRFARSDEKKRHSKVHLKQKARTEEKLKGLGFFSVGLSFGTL; encoded by the exons ATGCTCAACGTTATGGATTTCTCCTGCCCGGACCCTCTTTACTCCAAGTACGAGGAGAGCTGCGAGCTGAAAACCGGGGACCTGCAGGGCTTGGGGCACCCcgagcagcagcttctggcggAGGCCGATTTCCTCGGAG gagagctgctgggtgccccggcgagcggcggggccgtgGATTGCTCCCTGCTGGGCAGCCAGCCCTCCCCTTCGCTCAGCTACACCGGCAGCTTCTTCATCAAGGCGGTACCGGAGCATCCCCAGGACCAGGAATCTCTCATCAACCTGATGTCGGGGATCCTGGGCATCTCCCCCTTCGCCTCCTCCGAGGGCCACCAAAGGCACCTGGACGCTCTTTACCCGTGTCCCGAGGTGGCTCAGAGCCAGCTGGACCTTTATGCCGCCTGCCAGCCCGACATGAACGGATCCACCCCAACCCCCTTCCCGGAGCAGGGCTACGGCGGCGGCTTCCCCTCGGCGGAGGGTgctcagcccctccaggcacaaCCCCCCTTAGGGAGCACCTCGCAGTGCTTCTTCCAGCCCAAGCTCCTGGACAACAAGCAGGACATCAAGCTGCCCTCCGGTTCCCCGTCCCTGGAGAAGTTTAAAGCCTCCTGCGCCCAGTGGGAGCCCGTCACCCAGCATCAGGCCTACGTGCCCACTGGCTACCATTCTCCCGAAGCCTTCCCGGCCGGGGAGAGCGGCCCGGGGCTCTTCCACCCGCTGGGCTCCAAGATGGAGAGCATCTTGTCCGTCAGCTGCCCGTCGGAGCTCGGCGGCCTGGCAGAGGACGCTGCCTGCTTCGGCACCCACCTGGGCTTCGGCTGCGAGCCAGAGAACTTCCCGGCCCGCGGGGACTTTGCCGACACCAAGATCCACAACCTCCCTCCTCCCTTAATGCCGGAGTTCGACGCCTCTTTGGCCCAGCCCGAAGTCCTGCCGGGTCTGATGAGCTCCGCCAAGCTCCTCCATCCTCACCCCTCGCCCTCCGTTCCCCCCACGGACTTTCTGGGccaccccacctcctcctccatcccttccctgctgcccaccAACCCTCCCGCCTTGGCCGAGCCCAAGAAGAAGACCCGCCGGACCAAGTGCTCCTCCAAATGCTTCTGCCCCAAACCCCACGAGAAGGCTTTCGCCTGCCCGGTGGAGAACTGCATCCGGAGCTTCGCCCGCTCGGATGAGCTCAACAGGCACCTCCGCATCCACACGGGCCACAAACCCTTCCAGTGTCGCATCTGCCTGAGGAACTTCAGCCGCAGTGACCACCTCACCACCCACATCCGCACCCACACCGGCGAGAAGCCCTTCTCCTGCGACACCTGCGGCCGCCGCTTCGCCCGGAGCGACGAGAAGAAACGCCACAGCAAGGTCCACCTGAAGCAGAAAGCCCGGACAGAGGAGAAGCTCAAAGGTCTGGGCTTCTTCTCGGTGGGTCTCTCCTTCGGGACGCTGTGA